A stretch of Triticum aestivum cultivar Chinese Spring chromosome 1D, IWGSC CS RefSeq v2.1, whole genome shotgun sequence DNA encodes these proteins:
- the LOC123181987 gene encoding gibberellin receptor GID1: protein MAGSDEVNRNACKTVVPLHTWVLISNFKVSYHMLRRPDGTFERDLAEYMDRRVPANPKPVEGVSSFDHVIDPSVGLEARIYRAVAGNAAAAEGAAALTLPILEFLGGAPSPDPLPVIIFFHGGSFAHSASSTTIYDNLCRQFVKLSKGVVVSVNYRRAPEHRYPCAYDDGWAALKWAQAQPFLRSGEGARLRVFLAGDSSGGNIAHHVAVRAAEEGIKIHGNILLNAMFGGNERTESERRLDGKYFVTLQDRDWYWKAYLPEDADRDHPACNPFGPNGRRLKGLPFAKSLIIVSGLDLTCDRQLGYAEGLREDGHDVKLVHREKATIGFYLLSNTDHYHEVMEEIAEFVRANLL from the coding sequence ACGGTGGTGCCGCTCCACACATGGGTGCTCATCTCCAACTTCAAGGTGTCGTACCACATGCTCCGCCGCCCCGACGGCACCTTCGAGCGCGACCTCGCCGAGTACATGGACCGCCGGGTGCCCGCCAACCCGAAGCCGGTCGAGGGCGTCTCCTCCTTCGACCACGTCATCGACCCGTCCGtcggcctcgaggcgcgcatcTACCGCGCCGTCGCCGGCAACGCCGCGGCCGCCGAGGGCGCCGCCGCGCTCACCCTGCCCATCCTCGAGTTCCTCGGCGGGGCGCCGTCCCCGGACCCGCTCCCGGTGATCATCTTCTTCCACGGCGGCAGCTTCGCGCACTCGGCGTCCAGCACCACCATCTACGACAACCTCTGCCGCCAGTTCGTGAAGCTGAGCAAGGGCGTGGTGGTGTCCGTCAACTACCGGCGCGCCCCGGAGCACCGGTACCCGTGCGCGTACGACGACGGGTGGGCCGCGCTCAAGTGGGCCCAAGCCCAGCCGTTCCTGCGGAGCGGCGAGGGCGCGCGGCTCCGCGTGTTCCTCGCCGGCGACAGCTCCGGCGGCAACATCGCGCACCACGTGGCCGTTCGCGCCGCGGAGGAGGGGATCAAGATACACGGCAACATCCTGCTCAACGCCATGTTCGGCGGCAACGAGCGCACCGAGTCGGAGCGGCGCCTGGACGGCAAGTACTTCGTCACGCTCCAGGACAGGGACTGGTACTGGAAGGCGTACCTGCCGGAGGACGCGGACCGGGACCACCCGGCGTGCAACCCGTTCGGGCCGaacgggcggcggctcaagggccTGCCCTTCGCCAAGAGCCTCATCATCGTGTCGGGGCTGGACCTCACCTGCGACCGGCAGCTGGGCTACGCCGAGGGCCTCCGGGAGGACGGCCACGACGTGAAGCTGGTGCACCGCGAGAAGGCCACCATCGGCTTCTACCTGCTGTCCAACACGGACCACTACCACGAGGTGATGGAGGAGATCGCCGAGTTCGTCCGAGCTAACCTCCTGTAG